The following are from one region of the Sandaracinus amylolyticus genome:
- the ppdK gene encoding pyruvate, phosphate dikinase, which yields MTRLVYRFGVSATDGRAQMKDLLGGKGANLAEMAAAGLPVPPGFTISTAVCKDVSEHHGELPKQLWPEIDAALAEVEAKMELKFGDPSRPLLVSVRSGAAVSMPGMMDTVLNLGMNDAVAEGLAKRTNNPRFAWDAYRRFIQMFADVVMDAKRSAFEDAMDALKHERGAKTDQELTADDLHELVKRFKQVYRDQLGQDFPNDPRVQLERAILAVFRSWMSERAVKYREVQQIRGLLGTAVNVQAMVFGNMGQTSGTGVCFTRNPATGAKELYGEYLIDAQGEDVVAGTRTPLPISTLRDKMPEIHGQLVEMAQRLERHFKNVQDIEFTVQESKLFLLQTRHGKRTGAAAVKVAVDLVAEGLVTKDEAIANLVEPTHVDQLLHPHFADENGYRKAGKVLAKGLNASPGAAVGRIVFDADVAEEWKSRGEKVILARIETSPEDVAGMHAAEGVLTTRGGMTSHAAVVARGWGKPCVAGVGELQIDYRAKTLKSGDRVVKEGDWISLNGTTGEVIEGKAALADALVSGELATFMAWVDEVRTLKVRTNADTPKDAKVARDFGAEGIGLVRTEHMFFEESRILAMREMILADTIEARKKALAKLLPHQREDFVGIFRVMEGLPVTIRLLDPPLHEFLPHERVQQDELAKVMGVNVERLRSRVSSLGEANPMLGHRGCRLGITHPEITEMQTRAILEAACSVTKEGKKVLPEIMVPLVGHRTELAHQKAIVLRVAEDVFREQGMRVEFKVGTMIEVPRAALRAGEIAEEAEFFSFGTNDLTQMTLGFSRDDIASFLPKYLAQGVLQDDPFQTLDVDGVGQLVKLATEKGRAQRPGMKIGICGEHGGDPRSIAFCADVGLDYVSCSPFRVPVARLAAAQSALKKKGVKGKVGEA from the coding sequence ATGACCCGTCTCGTCTATCGCTTCGGTGTGAGCGCGACCGATGGCCGCGCGCAGATGAAGGACCTCCTCGGCGGCAAAGGCGCGAACCTCGCGGAGATGGCCGCCGCAGGGCTGCCGGTGCCGCCCGGTTTCACCATCTCGACCGCGGTCTGCAAGGACGTGAGCGAGCATCACGGCGAGCTCCCGAAGCAGCTGTGGCCGGAGATCGACGCCGCGCTCGCCGAGGTCGAGGCGAAGATGGAGCTGAAGTTCGGCGATCCCTCGCGCCCGCTGCTCGTCTCGGTGCGCTCCGGCGCCGCGGTCTCGATGCCGGGCATGATGGACACGGTGCTCAACCTCGGCATGAACGACGCCGTCGCCGAGGGCCTCGCCAAGCGCACCAACAACCCACGCTTCGCGTGGGACGCGTACCGGCGCTTCATCCAGATGTTCGCCGACGTCGTGATGGACGCGAAGCGCAGCGCGTTCGAGGACGCGATGGACGCGCTCAAGCACGAGCGCGGCGCGAAGACCGATCAGGAGCTCACGGCCGACGATCTCCACGAGCTCGTGAAGCGCTTCAAGCAGGTCTATCGCGATCAGCTCGGCCAGGACTTCCCGAACGATCCGAGGGTGCAGCTCGAGCGCGCGATCCTCGCGGTGTTCCGCTCGTGGATGAGCGAGCGCGCGGTGAAGTACCGCGAGGTGCAGCAGATCCGCGGCTTGCTCGGGACTGCGGTGAACGTGCAGGCGATGGTCTTCGGCAACATGGGCCAGACCAGCGGCACCGGCGTGTGCTTCACGCGCAACCCCGCGACCGGCGCGAAGGAGCTCTACGGCGAGTACCTCATCGACGCGCAGGGCGAGGACGTCGTCGCGGGCACCCGCACGCCGCTCCCGATCTCCACGCTGCGCGACAAGATGCCGGAGATCCACGGACAGCTCGTCGAGATGGCGCAGCGCCTCGAGCGCCACTTCAAGAACGTGCAGGACATCGAGTTCACGGTGCAGGAGAGCAAGCTCTTCCTGCTCCAGACCCGCCACGGAAAGCGCACCGGCGCAGCCGCGGTGAAGGTCGCCGTCGATCTCGTCGCCGAAGGGCTCGTCACGAAGGACGAGGCGATCGCGAACCTCGTCGAGCCGACGCACGTCGATCAGCTGCTGCACCCGCACTTCGCCGACGAGAACGGCTACCGCAAGGCGGGCAAGGTGCTCGCGAAGGGCCTCAACGCGTCGCCGGGCGCGGCGGTCGGTCGCATCGTGTTCGACGCCGACGTCGCCGAGGAATGGAAGTCGCGCGGCGAGAAGGTGATCCTCGCGCGCATCGAGACGAGCCCCGAGGACGTCGCGGGCATGCACGCCGCGGAAGGCGTGCTCACGACGCGCGGCGGCATGACGAGCCACGCGGCGGTCGTCGCGCGCGGCTGGGGCAAGCCGTGTGTCGCGGGCGTCGGTGAGCTGCAGATCGACTATCGCGCGAAGACGCTGAAGAGCGGCGATCGCGTGGTGAAGGAAGGCGACTGGATCAGCCTCAACGGCACGACCGGCGAGGTGATCGAGGGCAAGGCCGCTCTCGCCGACGCGCTGGTGAGCGGTGAGCTCGCGACCTTCATGGCGTGGGTCGACGAGGTGCGCACGCTCAAGGTCCGCACCAACGCCGACACGCCGAAGGACGCGAAGGTCGCGCGCGACTTCGGCGCCGAGGGCATCGGCCTCGTGCGCACCGAGCACATGTTCTTCGAGGAGAGCCGCATCCTCGCGATGCGCGAGATGATCCTCGCGGACACGATCGAGGCGCGGAAGAAGGCGCTCGCGAAGCTGCTGCCGCATCAGCGCGAGGACTTCGTCGGGATCTTCCGGGTGATGGAGGGGCTGCCGGTCACGATCCGCCTGCTCGATCCGCCGCTCCACGAGTTCCTGCCGCACGAGCGCGTGCAGCAGGACGAGCTCGCGAAGGTGATGGGCGTCAACGTCGAGCGGCTGCGCTCGCGCGTCTCGTCGCTCGGCGAGGCGAACCCGATGCTCGGCCACCGCGGCTGCCGCCTCGGCATCACGCACCCCGAGATCACCGAGATGCAGACCCGCGCGATCCTCGAGGCCGCGTGCTCGGTGACCAAGGAAGGCAAGAAGGTGCTCCCCGAGATCATGGTGCCGCTCGTCGGGCACCGGACCGAGCTCGCGCACCAGAAGGCGATCGTGCTGCGCGTCGCGGAGGACGTCTTCCGCGAGCAGGGCATGCGCGTGGAGTTCAAGGTCGGCACGATGATCGAGGTGCCGCGCGCCGCGCTGCGCGCCGGTGAGATCGCGGAGGAGGCCGAGTTCTTCAGCTTCGGCACCAACGACCTCACGCAGATGACGCTCGGCTTCTCGCGCGACGACATCGCGAGCTTCCTGCCGAAGTACCTCGCGCAGGGCGTGCTGCAGGACGATCCGTTCCAGACGCTCGACGTCGACGGCGTGGGCCAGCTCGTGAAGCTCGCGACCGAGAAGGGCCGCGCCCAGCGTCCGGGCATGAAGATCGGCATCTGCGGCGAGCACGGCGGCGACCCGCGCTCGATCGCGTTCTGCGCCGACGTCGGGCTCGACTACGTGAGCTGCTCGCCCTTCCGCGTACCGGTCGCGCGCCTCGCGGCAGCGCAGTCGGCGCTGAAGAAGAAGGGCGTGAAGGGCAAGGTCGGCGAGGCCTGA
- a CDS encoding ATP-binding protein, translating into MTPDPGPSSIQVLDALEAVRRRPAMYFGDTGSMGLHHLVWEVIANSIDQHLAREATHLRVDVDDEGWITIEGDGPGIPTAPLRDGPRVLEDIFLRLHHGPSRFDHFPHVHVAPSMHGVGLAAVSAVCARLEVESRHRGEHWRAAFERGVMVEPARSIGPSERSGTRIRMLPDAQIFSNARVDHALVEERLRELAWLCPLLAIRWQGTTLPGRGGPAGWVREIAGDALLAGTLLSTTRDVDDVQVDLALGWTDRDETTVRSFVNFGATQRGTHVRGVYAALVAMARAVGSDADARVVHELLLPGLVVVVHVGLFDASFGSPTRDHLVTPLAEVATRTAIERALRVVLAPRSALATFLRGRLGVGDAMT; encoded by the coding sequence ATGACCCCCGATCCCGGCCCTTCGTCGATTCAAGTGCTCGACGCTCTCGAGGCCGTCCGCAGGCGCCCTGCGATGTACTTCGGCGACACCGGCTCGATGGGCCTGCACCATCTCGTGTGGGAGGTCATCGCGAATTCGATCGACCAACACCTCGCACGAGAAGCGACGCACCTGCGCGTCGACGTCGACGACGAGGGCTGGATCACGATCGAGGGCGACGGGCCAGGCATCCCCACCGCGCCGCTCCGCGACGGACCGCGGGTGCTCGAGGACATCTTCCTGCGCTTGCACCACGGGCCCTCGCGGTTCGATCACTTCCCGCACGTGCACGTCGCGCCGTCGATGCACGGCGTGGGGCTCGCGGCGGTGAGCGCGGTGTGCGCGCGGCTCGAGGTCGAGAGCCGACATCGCGGCGAGCACTGGAGGGCGGCGTTCGAGCGCGGCGTGATGGTCGAGCCGGCGCGGAGCATCGGGCCCTCGGAGCGATCGGGCACGCGCATCCGGATGCTGCCCGATGCGCAGATCTTCTCGAATGCGAGGGTCGATCACGCGCTCGTGGAAGAGCGCCTGCGCGAGCTCGCGTGGCTCTGCCCGCTGCTCGCGATCCGCTGGCAGGGCACGACGCTGCCCGGGCGCGGCGGACCGGCGGGATGGGTGCGCGAGATCGCGGGGGACGCGCTCCTCGCAGGCACGCTGCTCTCGACGACGCGCGACGTCGACGACGTGCAGGTCGACCTCGCGCTCGGGTGGACGGATCGTGACGAGACGACGGTGCGCTCGTTCGTGAACTTCGGCGCGACGCAGCGAGGCACGCACGTGCGCGGCGTGTACGCGGCGCTCGTCGCGATGGCGCGCGCGGTGGGCAGCGATGCGGATGCGCGCGTCGTGCACGAGCTGCTGCTGCCTGGGCTCGTGGTGGTGGTGCACGTCGGTCTCTTCGACGCGAGCTTCGGCTCGCCGACGCGCGATCACCTGGTGACGCCGCTCGCCGAGGTCGCGACGCGAACGGCGATCGAGCGCGCGCTGCGCGTCGTGCTCGCGCCGCGGTCGGCGCTCGCGACGTTCTTGCGCGGGCGGCTCGGCGTCGGCGACGCGATGACGTGA
- a CDS encoding LysR family transcriptional regulator: protein MSLRAWMLCIEGMETLRDAEVLIAIVDAGSISAAARRRGITQPALSRAVARVEARLGVTLLDRSSRTLRLTDAGASFVEGARRLLRDARALEATTSALGGRLGGVLRVSVPPALGRRRLVAPILAWHRAHPGVKLELILEPRLVDLAAERVDLAVRLGALPDSSLVARRLGSYEHVLVAAPAYLAARGMLRAPEELEQHALLAMSTVGPNTTWPFARGRRRRAVVVRPTFTTNDGEALVAAAVAGLGVTVVSDFLVEDALASGALVRLLPEWSLPSAPITALTTRAASTQPNVRSLLAHLGRRAR, encoded by the coding sequence ATGTCGCTACGGGCATGGATGCTATGCATCGAGGGCATGGAGACGCTGCGGGACGCGGAGGTGCTGATCGCGATCGTCGATGCGGGAAGCATCTCGGCAGCGGCGCGTCGGCGCGGGATCACGCAGCCCGCGCTGAGCCGCGCAGTGGCGCGTGTGGAGGCGCGGCTCGGCGTGACGCTGCTCGATCGGAGCTCGCGCACGTTGCGGCTGACCGACGCCGGCGCGAGCTTCGTCGAGGGTGCGCGCAGGTTGCTGCGTGATGCGCGGGCGCTCGAGGCGACGACGTCGGCGCTCGGAGGGCGGCTCGGCGGTGTGCTGCGGGTGAGCGTTCCGCCCGCGCTGGGGCGGCGGCGACTGGTGGCGCCGATCCTGGCGTGGCATCGCGCGCATCCCGGCGTGAAGCTCGAGCTGATCCTCGAGCCGCGCCTGGTGGATCTCGCGGCGGAGCGGGTGGACCTGGCGGTGCGGCTCGGTGCGCTGCCGGACTCGAGCCTCGTGGCGCGGCGATTGGGCAGCTACGAGCACGTGTTGGTGGCGGCGCCCGCGTACCTCGCGGCGAGGGGGATGTTGCGGGCGCCCGAGGAGCTCGAGCAGCACGCGCTGCTCGCGATGAGCACGGTGGGCCCGAACACGACGTGGCCGTTCGCGCGAGGACGCCGGCGGCGTGCGGTCGTGGTGCGGCCGACGTTCACGACGAACGACGGTGAGGCGCTGGTGGCTGCGGCGGTGGCGGGGCTGGGCGTGACGGTGGTCTCGGACTTCCTGGTGGAGGACGCGCTCGCGAGCGGCGCGTTGGTGAGGCTGTTGCCGGAGTGGTCGCTGCCGAGCGCGCCGATCACGGCGCTGACGACGCGTGCGGCGTCGACGCAGCCGAACGTGCGGTCGCTGCTCGCGCATCTCGGGCGGCGGGCGCGGTGA
- a CDS encoding NAD(P)-dependent alcohol dehydrogenase — protein sequence MRAAIHHRFGPPDVLSIEELPPPRPRPHEVLVRVEAAALNPKDVLIRKGRYRVLSGARFPMGSGFDLAGVVESVGSRVHDRRVGDRVFGMLDGFRGRTCAELVAIRADHCAPAPEGLSFVEAASLPLAASTALQALRDVARVGPGDRVLLHGASGGVGVHAIQIAKALGAHVTTTSGAHNLERCASLGADVTLTYDDPATPFAAGARYDAIVDVYGNRRFAWARRGLTARGTYVTTVPSRALFLDVARTAFTSPKARLVMVRSRARDLETIASMVRAGALRPVIDRVLPLESIAEAHAHLETRHARGKVVLTIHR from the coding sequence ATGCGCGCCGCGATCCACCACCGCTTCGGCCCTCCCGACGTGCTCTCCATCGAGGAGCTCCCGCCTCCGCGACCGCGTCCCCACGAGGTCCTGGTGCGCGTCGAGGCCGCCGCGCTGAACCCGAAGGACGTGCTGATCCGCAAGGGCCGCTACCGCGTGCTCAGCGGCGCGCGCTTCCCGATGGGCTCGGGCTTCGACCTCGCCGGCGTCGTCGAGTCCGTCGGCTCGCGCGTGCACGATCGCAGAGTCGGTGATCGGGTGTTCGGCATGCTCGACGGCTTCCGCGGCCGCACCTGCGCCGAGCTCGTCGCGATCCGCGCCGACCACTGCGCACCCGCGCCCGAGGGCCTCTCGTTCGTCGAGGCCGCATCCCTGCCGCTCGCGGCGTCCACGGCGCTCCAGGCCCTGCGCGACGTCGCGCGTGTCGGCCCCGGCGATCGCGTGCTGCTCCACGGCGCATCGGGCGGCGTCGGCGTGCACGCGATCCAGATCGCGAAGGCGCTCGGCGCGCACGTGACCACCACGTCGGGCGCACACAACCTCGAGCGCTGCGCGTCGCTGGGCGCCGACGTGACGCTCACCTACGACGATCCCGCGACGCCGTTCGCCGCCGGCGCACGTTACGACGCGATCGTCGACGTCTACGGCAATCGCCGCTTCGCGTGGGCGCGCCGCGGCCTCACCGCACGCGGCACCTACGTCACCACCGTGCCTTCCCGCGCGCTCTTCCTCGACGTCGCGCGCACCGCGTTCACCTCTCCGAAGGCGCGCCTCGTCATGGTGCGATCGCGCGCCCGCGACCTCGAGACGATCGCATCGATGGTGCGCGCCGGCGCGCTCCGCCCGGTGATCGATCGCGTGCTCCCGCTCGAGTCGATCGCCGAAGCCCACGCGCACCTCGAGACGCGCCACGCCCGCGGCAAAGTCGTGCTCACGATCCACCGCTGA
- a CDS encoding DUF3105 domain-containing protein, with the protein MSRLAVLTTLAALLTLACAPDEGTPVRVDEETIRPDAPPLAPFTECTVTTAREPATSAAHETVCAEIDYPFHPPASGRHYSQWADFGTYDAPVPWGFLVHSLEHGAIVLAYRCEPDDCDTLVAELQAIADARVDPLCRTGDTPSRFVIVPDPTLDVAIAAVAWEHVYLATCLDLESLQAFVDAHYAQAPEDLCAAGVDRSATGWCE; encoded by the coding sequence GTGTCGCGTCTCGCCGTCCTCACCACGCTCGCTGCTCTCCTCACCCTCGCCTGCGCGCCCGACGAGGGCACGCCGGTGCGCGTCGACGAAGAGACGATCCGCCCCGACGCCCCGCCGCTCGCGCCGTTCACCGAGTGCACGGTGACGACCGCGCGCGAGCCCGCGACCTCGGCCGCGCACGAGACCGTGTGCGCCGAGATCGACTATCCGTTCCATCCGCCCGCGTCGGGACGGCACTACTCGCAGTGGGCCGACTTCGGCACCTACGACGCGCCGGTGCCGTGGGGCTTCCTCGTCCACTCGCTGGAGCACGGCGCGATCGTCCTCGCCTACCGCTGCGAGCCCGACGACTGCGACACGCTCGTCGCCGAGCTCCAGGCGATCGCCGACGCACGCGTCGATCCTCTCTGCCGCACCGGCGACACGCCCTCGCGCTTCGTGATCGTCCCCGATCCCACGCTCGACGTCGCGATCGCCGCCGTCGCGTGGGAGCACGTCTACCTCGCGACGTGCCTCGATCTCGAGTCGCTCCAGGCGTTCGTCGACGCGCACTACGCGCAGGCGCCCGAAGACCTCTGCGCCGCGGGCGTCGATCGCTCGGCGACCGGCTGGTGCGAGTGA
- a CDS encoding DUF1517 domain-containing protein has translation MRVRGTTIAIVMVLVLFAAIASAQETGGSFGGGDWGDHGGGSHGGGGGSYGGGSRRSGGGGPGTLEWMERERERREREERERRERDRELFGPHDSRAEEDVPRSSSSRRTTISSRGCFVCFAPLLVGGLIVWVLVQSHRHSRSLRDDDTTFAGSGPIPRAQSPLWNGVDLTQLRLVIDWRARRFVQHELATMAKSGRTGTKEGRAALLHATVRLLRSVELAWLYAGEMNFRPMSPPQAQGVFMRLAQSARAKFTKEVVRAEGSTLRTADPGALRAKEHEGQGVVLITLIVAARREIHDFRPQDVADVKRLLDSIDRIGASELVAFEVVWTPAAEDDRMSTAELEAIHPDVVRIGGIGGRIFCGHCGGPYAMEIARCPHCGAPNEVMVKST, from the coding sequence ATGCGCGTGCGTGGGACCACCATCGCGATCGTGATGGTGCTCGTGCTGTTCGCAGCGATCGCGAGCGCGCAGGAGACCGGCGGGAGCTTCGGCGGCGGGGACTGGGGCGATCACGGCGGCGGCTCGCACGGTGGTGGTGGTGGCTCGTACGGCGGTGGGAGTCGCCGGAGCGGCGGCGGCGGGCCCGGGACGCTCGAGTGGATGGAGCGGGAGCGCGAGCGTCGCGAGCGCGAAGAGCGCGAGCGTCGTGAGCGCGACCGCGAGCTGTTCGGTCCCCACGACTCGCGCGCCGAGGAGGATGTGCCGCGATCGAGCAGCAGTCGTCGCACGACGATCTCGTCGCGCGGGTGCTTCGTCTGCTTCGCGCCCTTGCTCGTCGGCGGGCTGATCGTCTGGGTGCTCGTGCAGTCGCACCGGCACTCGCGATCGCTGCGCGACGACGACACGACGTTCGCGGGCTCGGGCCCGATCCCGCGCGCCCAGTCGCCCTTGTGGAACGGGGTCGATCTCACCCAGCTGCGGCTCGTGATCGACTGGCGTGCGCGTCGCTTCGTGCAGCACGAGCTCGCGACGATGGCGAAGAGCGGGCGCACCGGGACCAAGGAAGGTCGCGCCGCGCTGCTCCACGCGACGGTGCGCTTGCTGCGCAGCGTCGAGCTCGCGTGGCTCTACGCGGGGGAGATGAATTTCCGACCGATGTCGCCGCCCCAGGCGCAAGGCGTGTTCATGCGGCTCGCGCAGAGCGCGCGCGCGAAGTTCACCAAGGAGGTGGTGCGCGCCGAGGGCTCGACGTTGCGCACCGCCGATCCCGGCGCGCTGCGCGCGAAGGAGCACGAGGGACAGGGCGTGGTGCTGATCACGCTGATCGTCGCGGCGCGGCGCGAGATCCACGACTTCCGACCGCAGGACGTGGCCGACGTGAAGCGCCTGCTCGACTCGATCGATCGGATCGGCGCGAGCGAGCTCGTCGCGTTCGAGGTGGTGTGGACCCCGGCCGCCGAGGACGACCGGATGAGCACCGCCGAGCTCGAGGCGATCCATCCCGACGTGGTGCGCATCGGCGGGATCGGCGGGCGCATCTTCTGCGGGCACTGCGGCGGGCCGTACGCGATGGAGATCGCGCGCTGCCCGCACTGCGGTGCGCCGAACGAGGTGATGGTCAAGTCGACTTGA
- a CDS encoding carotenoid oxygenase family protein produces MKYWFPKTALISSRAPVANEALEVFEGQLPSDLEGHVFANAAVGDMEHESPSQRSDNTPFLNGDGFIFRVSFPGAKGGDATLSSRPIETPCHVADRLLSNDPERESWRFSNYGIARISITHLGGRNFANTALLPIPPKHDGAPHRLLATYDAGRPFEIDPVTLRTVRPIGTNTDWQGTLMVKRPFPFTNSSAHPAYDPKTRELFTVNFVRDVDTLVRRLMQWLPSFVPFDLPGDPLDTLALLEGLEMSGLGFLGPVDLGHRVELVKRALELLYSMIVKDPPKRATYVMRVDDAGAVKKWKLIDEDGEPVEIMHSSHQVGLTEDHILVLDTGFKFEIDQLWSRLAGGDKSVERALRGWLSKPQPRPTPVYIVKRADLQDDVTEVRVVSGKLDGEIVHFFTNYELHDGRIVMHVADQRSSDAAEFVTDSDLQQVDPNKAIPREAIGGLSAPMDLNDFACLQIDPATGIVRRKTAEHNFDHTFGIGLITAPDFPMWRDGTPITRGTGEPNGPRPAKEIDACVFFYAHGFIPSLLSQLVFDLYSKRPSPVITPKKMLELAKSGGTAATVCRFDTVRNRVVDFCKMPPGAVIISPQFVPGTEGRHFLVCNVFTDTSKEIWVFDAMSLSKPLCKLRRKGGELLPWPYTLHTCWLPPDIQKVPSVKWDHGSDFAHVKDADPEVYEFLETKVFPLLYPDD; encoded by the coding sequence ATGAAGTACTGGTTCCCGAAGACGGCACTGATCTCGAGCCGCGCACCGGTGGCGAACGAAGCGCTCGAGGTGTTCGAAGGCCAGCTGCCGAGTGACCTCGAAGGGCACGTGTTCGCCAATGCCGCCGTGGGCGACATGGAGCACGAGAGCCCGAGTCAGCGCTCGGACAACACTCCATTCCTCAACGGCGACGGCTTCATCTTCCGCGTCAGTTTTCCCGGCGCGAAGGGCGGAGACGCGACGCTCTCGTCGCGGCCGATCGAGACTCCCTGCCACGTCGCCGATCGGCTCTTGTCGAACGATCCGGAGCGCGAGAGTTGGCGTTTCTCGAATTACGGAATCGCGCGCATCTCGATCACCCATCTCGGCGGACGCAATTTCGCGAACACCGCGTTGCTGCCGATCCCGCCGAAGCACGACGGTGCGCCCCACCGCCTGCTCGCCACCTACGACGCGGGTCGTCCGTTCGAGATCGATCCGGTCACGCTGCGCACCGTGCGCCCCATCGGCACCAACACCGATTGGCAGGGCACGTTGATGGTGAAACGGCCCTTCCCGTTCACGAACTCGAGCGCTCATCCCGCGTACGATCCCAAGACGCGCGAGCTCTTCACGGTGAACTTCGTGCGCGACGTGGACACGCTCGTGCGCCGATTGATGCAGTGGCTCCCGAGCTTCGTGCCATTCGATCTGCCCGGTGATCCGCTCGACACGCTCGCGCTCCTCGAAGGGCTCGAGATGTCCGGCCTCGGCTTCCTCGGCCCGGTGGACCTCGGCCATCGCGTGGAGCTCGTGAAGCGCGCGCTCGAGCTCCTCTACAGCATGATCGTCAAGGATCCGCCGAAGCGCGCGACCTACGTCATGCGCGTCGACGACGCCGGTGCCGTCAAGAAGTGGAAGCTGATCGACGAGGACGGCGAGCCCGTCGAGATCATGCACTCGTCGCATCAGGTCGGGCTCACCGAGGACCACATCCTGGTGCTCGACACCGGCTTCAAGTTCGAGATCGATCAGCTCTGGTCGCGCCTCGCCGGAGGCGACAAGAGCGTGGAGCGCGCGCTGCGAGGATGGCTCTCGAAGCCCCAGCCGCGGCCGACCCCCGTGTACATCGTGAAGCGCGCGGATCTGCAGGACGACGTCACCGAGGTGCGCGTCGTATCGGGCAAGCTCGATGGCGAGATCGTCCACTTCTTCACGAACTACGAGCTCCACGACGGACGCATCGTGATGCACGTCGCCGATCAGCGGTCGAGCGATGCGGCCGAGTTCGTGACCGACAGCGACCTCCAGCAGGTGGACCCGAACAAGGCGATCCCCCGCGAGGCGATCGGTGGGCTCTCGGCGCCGATGGATCTGAACGACTTCGCCTGTCTGCAGATCGATCCCGCGACTGGCATCGTTCGGAGGAAGACGGCCGAGCACAACTTCGATCACACGTTCGGGATCGGGCTCATCACCGCGCCCGACTTCCCGATGTGGCGCGACGGCACTCCGATCACTCGCGGCACCGGCGAGCCCAACGGGCCGCGACCGGCGAAGGAGATCGACGCGTGCGTGTTCTTCTACGCACACGGGTTCATCCCGAGCCTGCTCTCACAGCTCGTCTTCGATCTCTATTCGAAGCGCCCGAGCCCGGTGATCACGCCGAAGAAGATGCTCGAGCTCGCGAAGAGCGGAGGCACGGCAGCGACGGTGTGCCGATTCGACACCGTGCGGAATCGAGTCGTCGATTTCTGCAAGATGCCGCCGGGCGCGGTGATCATCTCGCCGCAATTCGTGCCCGGCACGGAAGGCCGTCATTTCCTCGTCTGCAACGTGTTCACCGACACGAGCAAGGAGATCTGGGTCTTCGACGCGATGAGCCTGTCGAAGCCGCTCTGCAAATTGCGCCGCAAGGGCGGCGAGCTTCTGCCCTGGCCGTACACGCTGCACACCTGCTGGTTGCCGCCCGACATCCAGAAGGTGCCGAGCGTGAAGTGGGATCACGGATCCGACTTCGCGCACGTGAAGGACGCCGATCCCGAGGTCTACGAGTTCCTCGAGACCAAGGTGTTCCCGCTCCTCTATCCCGACGATTGA